A window of the Dickeya dianthicola NCPPB 453 genome harbors these coding sequences:
- a CDS encoding SmdA family multidrug ABC transporter permease/ATP-binding protein: MRLFVQLGWYFRREWRRYLGAVILLIVIAILQLLPPRLVGIIVDGVTQRQMATTTVLWWIGGILLVALLTYLLRYFWRIWLFGAAYQLAVELREDFYRQLSRQHPAFYLRHRTGDLIARATNDVDRVVFAAGEGVLTLVDSLVMGCAVLVVMCTQLSWQLTLMALAPMPLMAVIIKRYGTQLHQRFKDAQAAFSSLNDHAQESLTSIRMIKAFGLEDHQSGSFAQVAADAGQKNMRVARVDARFDPTIYIAVAFSNLLAVGGGSWMVINGSMTLGSLTSFVMYLGLMIWPMLALAWMFNIVERGSAAYSRIRQLLSEAPVVVDGSQPLPAESGTLAAEIAAFHYPGHSARVLNDVRFTLTPGKTLGLCGPTGSGKSTLLALLQRYFDVEQGRITYHQQPLHQIRLDELRSRFAVVGQTPFLFSDSVANNIALGRPDASQQQIEEAARLANVHDDILRLPQGYQTEVGERGVMLSGGQKQRIAIARALLLEAEVLVLDDALSAVDGRTEHQILSNLRQWGQKRTLIISAHRLSALVDADEILVLQQGHVAQRGAHGQLSQQAGWYRDMYRYQQLEAALDDSPHEARANE, encoded by the coding sequence TCCTGCAATTGCTGCCGCCCAGACTGGTTGGCATCATTGTTGACGGCGTAACGCAGCGTCAAATGGCCACGACCACGGTACTGTGGTGGATTGGCGGGATTCTGCTGGTTGCGCTATTGACCTATCTGTTGCGCTATTTCTGGCGCATCTGGCTATTCGGCGCTGCCTATCAGCTGGCCGTTGAGCTGCGTGAAGATTTCTATCGTCAACTGAGCCGACAGCATCCTGCTTTTTATCTTCGCCATCGCACCGGAGACTTGATCGCCCGCGCGACCAATGACGTGGACCGGGTGGTATTTGCCGCCGGGGAAGGGGTATTGACGCTGGTGGATTCGCTGGTGATGGGGTGCGCGGTGCTGGTGGTGATGTGTACCCAACTTAGTTGGCAACTGACGCTAATGGCGCTGGCGCCGATGCCGCTGATGGCGGTGATCATCAAGCGTTATGGTACGCAGTTGCATCAGCGTTTCAAAGACGCGCAAGCGGCATTCTCTTCGCTCAATGACCACGCTCAGGAGAGCCTCACCAGTATCCGTATGATTAAGGCGTTTGGCCTGGAAGATCACCAGTCAGGCAGTTTCGCCCAGGTCGCCGCCGATGCCGGTCAGAAAAACATGCGAGTGGCGCGGGTGGATGCGCGTTTCGACCCGACCATTTATATCGCGGTGGCCTTCTCCAACCTGCTGGCGGTAGGGGGCGGCAGTTGGATGGTAATCAATGGCTCTATGACGTTGGGGTCGTTGACCAGTTTTGTGATGTACCTTGGCTTGATGATTTGGCCGATGCTGGCGCTGGCCTGGATGTTTAATATTGTTGAGCGCGGCAGCGCCGCCTATAGCCGTATTCGTCAGCTCTTGTCTGAGGCTCCGGTAGTGGTGGATGGCTCCCAGCCGCTGCCTGCCGAGTCGGGTACGCTGGCGGCGGAGATTGCCGCTTTCCATTATCCGGGGCATTCGGCGCGGGTGCTTAATGATGTCCGTTTCACGCTGACGCCAGGGAAAACCCTGGGGCTTTGCGGCCCGACCGGCTCCGGCAAGAGCACGCTGCTGGCATTGCTGCAGCGTTATTTTGATGTTGAGCAAGGGCGGATCACCTATCACCAGCAGCCATTACACCAGATTCGACTGGATGAACTTCGGAGCCGGTTTGCAGTAGTCGGTCAGACGCCGTTCCTGTTTTCGGACTCGGTAGCTAACAATATTGCGCTGGGGCGTCCTGATGCTTCCCAACAACAGATCGAAGAAGCAGCGCGGCTGGCAAATGTTCATGATGATATTCTTCGCTTGCCGCAGGGATACCAGACCGAAGTCGGTGAACGGGGGGTGATGCTGTCTGGCGGCCAGAAACAGCGCATCGCTATTGCCCGCGCGCTGTTGCTGGAAGCCGAAGTGCTGGTGCTGGATGATGCGTTGTCAGCGGTAGATGGCCGCACGGAGCATCAGATTTTGAGCAATTTGCGTCAGTGGGGGCAGAAGCGAACGTTGATCATCAGCGCGCATCGCCTGTCGGCGCTGGTGGATGCCGATGAAATTCTGGTGTTGCAGCAAGGGCATGTCGCGCAACGCGGCGCTCATGGGCAACTGTCGCAGCAGGCCGGATGGTATCGCGATATGTATCGTTATCAGCAACTGGAAGCTGCGCTAGATGATTCACCTCATGAGGCGCGAGCGAATGAATAA
- a CDS encoding SmdB family multidrug efflux ABC transporter permease/ATP-binding protein, translating to MNNSRALWPTLKRLLAYGLPWKKTVGAGVLLLWVAAGAEMAGPVLVSYFIDHLVSKGEFPLMVAAGLAAGYVVLQGIAALLHYVQALMFNRVAVGVVQQLRIDVMDAALRQPLAVFDTQPVGQLISRVTNDTEVVRDLYVMVVGSVLRSAALIGAMLIAMFTLDWRMALVTLTIFPAVAIVMVIYQRYSTPIVRRMRSYLADINDGFNESISGMSVIQQFRQQVRFGKKLSEASRAHYETRMQTLRLDGFLLRPLLSLFSALVMCGLLLQFGFSSVGSVGVGILYAFINYLGRLNEPLIELTTQQSMLQQAVVAGERIFELMDGARQRYGDDVRALESGRIDIGQVTFSYHKGKPVLHDIELHVPDRGFVALVGHTGSGKSTLASLLMGYYVPDRGEIRLDDRPLSSLSHQVLRQHVAMVQQDPVVLADSMYANVTLGRDISEENVWQVLDAVQLAPLVRAMPEGLHTRVGEQGNNLSVGQKQLLALARVLVAAPRILILDEATANIDSGTEQAIQRALRLVRSHTTLVVIAHRLSTIVEADNILVLHHGKTVEQGTHEQLLTREGRYYQMYQLQQASRELVFSQPHDSSKLISQAP from the coding sequence ATGAATAATTCCCGTGCGTTGTGGCCGACGCTGAAACGGTTGCTGGCTTACGGTCTGCCGTGGAAGAAAACGGTAGGGGCCGGGGTTCTGCTACTGTGGGTGGCGGCAGGAGCGGAAATGGCGGGACCGGTGCTGGTCAGCTATTTCATTGATCATCTGGTGAGCAAAGGCGAATTTCCGCTGATGGTGGCGGCTGGGTTAGCTGCAGGGTATGTCGTGCTGCAGGGGATTGCGGCGCTATTGCATTATGTTCAGGCGCTGATGTTCAACCGGGTAGCGGTCGGCGTCGTGCAACAACTACGTATTGATGTGATGGATGCGGCCTTGCGTCAACCGTTAGCGGTGTTCGATACCCAACCTGTCGGGCAATTGATCTCCCGCGTGACTAACGATACGGAAGTGGTTCGGGATCTGTATGTGATGGTGGTGGGCAGCGTGCTGCGCAGCGCCGCGCTGATTGGGGCGATGCTGATAGCCATGTTCACTCTGGACTGGCGTATGGCGCTGGTGACGCTGACCATTTTCCCGGCGGTCGCGATTGTCATGGTAATTTATCAGCGCTATAGCACGCCGATTGTCCGGCGGATGCGCAGCTATCTGGCGGACATCAACGATGGTTTCAACGAGTCCATCAGTGGTATGAGCGTTATCCAGCAGTTCCGTCAGCAGGTGCGATTTGGCAAAAAACTGAGTGAGGCCAGCCGGGCGCATTATGAGACGCGGATGCAGACGTTGCGGTTGGACGGTTTCCTGTTGCGTCCGCTGTTGAGCCTGTTTTCGGCATTGGTGATGTGCGGTCTGTTGCTGCAGTTTGGTTTCAGTTCGGTCGGTTCTGTCGGGGTTGGGATACTGTATGCCTTTATCAACTATCTGGGGCGCCTGAATGAACCGCTGATCGAACTGACCACTCAGCAGTCGATGTTGCAGCAGGCTGTCGTGGCGGGAGAGCGTATTTTTGAGCTGATGGACGGTGCCCGCCAGCGTTATGGCGATGATGTCCGTGCGCTGGAGAGTGGGCGTATCGATATCGGTCAGGTGACGTTTTCCTACCATAAAGGCAAGCCGGTGCTGCATGACATCGAGTTGCACGTGCCAGATCGAGGATTTGTCGCGTTGGTTGGGCATACCGGGAGCGGCAAGAGTACGCTGGCAAGTCTGCTGATGGGGTATTATGTGCCGGATCGCGGGGAAATCCGCCTGGATGATCGCCCGTTGTCATCGTTGTCGCATCAGGTGTTGCGTCAGCATGTAGCTATGGTGCAGCAGGACCCGGTCGTGTTGGCCGATTCCATGTATGCCAACGTCACGCTGGGGCGTGACATCAGTGAAGAAAATGTCTGGCAGGTATTGGATGCGGTGCAACTGGCCCCGCTGGTGCGAGCCATGCCGGAAGGTCTTCATACTCGTGTCGGCGAGCAGGGCAACAACCTGTCGGTTGGGCAAAAACAGCTGCTGGCGCTGGCCAGAGTGCTGGTGGCGGCCCCCAGAATTCTGATTCTGGATGAAGCGACCGCTAATATCGATTCCGGCACCGAGCAGGCTATCCAACGGGCATTGCGACTGGTGCGTTCCCATACCACGCTTGTGGTGATCGCGCATCGCCTGTCAACTATTGTCGAGGCGGACAATATTTTGGTGCTGCACCACGGTAAAACGGTGGAACAGGGAACGCACGAGCAGTTGCTGACCAGGGAAGGGCGCTATTATCAGATGTATCAGTTGCAGCAGGCGAGCAGAGAGTTGGTCTTTTCTCAACCGCACGACTCTTCCAAACTGATATCTCAGGCACCATGA
- the glnK gene encoding P-II family nitrogen regulator yields MKLVTVVIKPFKLEDVREALSSVGIQGLTVTEVKGFGRQKGHAELYRGAEYSVNFLPKVKIDIAIADDQLDEVIDVISKAAYTGKIGDGKIFVAELQRVIRIRTGEADEAAL; encoded by the coding sequence ATGAAACTGGTTACTGTGGTAATTAAACCGTTCAAGCTGGAAGACGTACGTGAAGCATTGTCTTCTGTGGGCATCCAGGGGCTCACCGTCACTGAGGTGAAAGGGTTTGGGCGTCAGAAAGGGCATGCAGAACTGTATCGTGGCGCGGAGTACAGCGTTAACTTTTTGCCAAAAGTGAAAATTGATATCGCGATTGCCGATGACCAGCTGGATGAAGTCATCGATGTCATCAGTAAAGCCGCCTATACCGGTAAGATTGGCGACGGCAAAATTTTTGTTGCGGAACTGCAGCGTGTCATCCGTATCCGCACCGGCGAAGCTGACGAAGCCGCACTATAA
- the amtB gene encoding ammonium transporter AmtB, giving the protein MKKLSLSLGLGAAAMLPAWVMADTPAPVADKADNAFMMICTALVLFMTIPGLALFYGGLIRSKNVLSMLTQIMVAFALVCILWVIYGYSVAFSVGSPFFGSLTNFMLNGIDINSVSGTFYQFIHVAYQASFACITVGLVIGALGERIRFSAVLIFSGLWFTLSYLPMTHMVWGGGYLAADGALDFAGGTVVHINAAVAGLVGALLLGKRVGFGKEAFKPHNLPMVFLGTAILYIGWFGFNAGSAAAANNVAGLAFLTTVVATAAAILAWVVGEWVSRGKPSLLGACSGCIAGLVAITPAAGTVGIGGAMVIGFAGGFAGLWGVTVLKRWLRVDDPCDVFGVHGVCGIVGCLLTGVFTAASLGGTGYAQGVTMAHQVWVQLFSVIVAIIWSGVAAFISFKVADIAVGLRVPEEQEREGLDVNSHGENAYNQ; this is encoded by the coding sequence ATGAAGAAACTTTCCTTGTCATTAGGTTTAGGGGCGGCTGCCATGCTTCCGGCATGGGTCATGGCGGATACGCCGGCGCCTGTGGCGGACAAAGCGGACAATGCGTTCATGATGATTTGTACCGCTCTGGTGCTGTTCATGACGATTCCGGGATTGGCGCTGTTTTACGGCGGCCTGATTCGTAGCAAAAACGTGCTGTCCATGCTGACTCAGATTATGGTGGCTTTTGCGCTGGTCTGCATTCTGTGGGTGATTTATGGCTACAGCGTGGCATTCAGCGTAGGCAGCCCGTTCTTCGGCAGCCTGACCAACTTCATGCTGAATGGCATTGATATCAACTCTGTCAGCGGTACTTTCTACCAGTTTATCCATGTGGCTTATCAGGCGTCTTTTGCCTGTATCACCGTGGGGCTGGTGATTGGTGCGCTGGGCGAGCGTATTCGTTTCTCCGCCGTGCTGATCTTCTCCGGATTGTGGTTCACCTTGTCTTATTTGCCGATGACCCACATGGTGTGGGGCGGCGGTTATCTGGCGGCGGACGGCGCGCTGGACTTCGCTGGCGGCACCGTAGTGCATATCAACGCCGCTGTGGCGGGTTTGGTTGGTGCGTTGCTGTTGGGCAAACGTGTCGGTTTCGGCAAAGAAGCTTTCAAGCCGCATAACCTGCCGATGGTATTTCTGGGCACCGCTATCCTGTATATCGGCTGGTTCGGTTTCAACGCCGGTTCTGCCGCCGCTGCCAACAACGTAGCGGGTCTGGCGTTCCTGACCACCGTGGTGGCGACAGCCGCTGCGATTCTGGCTTGGGTGGTTGGCGAGTGGGTTTCTCGCGGCAAACCGTCTCTGCTGGGCGCCTGTTCCGGTTGTATCGCCGGTCTGGTTGCCATTACGCCAGCCGCGGGCACTGTGGGTATCGGTGGCGCGATGGTTATCGGTTTTGCCGGTGGCTTTGCTGGCCTGTGGGGCGTGACTGTACTGAAAAGATGGCTGCGAGTCGACGACCCGTGTGATGTGTTCGGGGTGCATGGCGTGTGCGGTATTGTAGGATGTCTGCTGACCGGCGTGTTCACCGCCGCGTCGCTGGGTGGTACCGGTTATGCGCAGGGTGTGACTATGGCTCATCAGGTATGGGTACAGCTGTTCAGCGTGATTGTTGCCATCATATGGTCTGGTGTCGCCGCTTTCATCTCCTTCAAGGTTGCAGATATTGCTGTCGGTCTGCGTGTACCGGAAGAACAAGAGCGTGAAGGTCTGGACGTCAACAGCCACGGCGAAAACGCGTACAATCAGTAA
- the tesB gene encoding acyl-CoA thioesterase II, whose amino-acid sequence MSQALQNLLNLLNLEKLEEGLFRGQSQDLGLRQVFGGQVVGQALSAAKQTVPAERSIHSFHSYFLLPGDSQKPIIYDVETLRDGNSFSARRVSAIQNGRSIFYMTASFQTRESGFEHQSDMPQVTQPDDLPSEQDIARSMEHLIPPVMRQVFTNDRPIEIRPVKFHNPLKGDAAPPVRQVWCRANGAMPDDERTHQYLLGYTSDCHFLLTALQPHGVGFLERGMQVATIDHAMWFHRPFRLDDWLLYSVESPSASGARGFVRGQFYTREGVLVASSVQEGVIRRHGQ is encoded by the coding sequence ATGAGCCAGGCATTACAAAATCTTCTCAACCTGTTAAATCTGGAAAAACTGGAAGAAGGCCTGTTCCGCGGTCAGAGTCAGGATCTGGGGTTACGCCAGGTATTTGGTGGTCAGGTTGTTGGTCAGGCGCTGTCGGCGGCTAAACAGACCGTGCCGGCGGAACGCTCCATCCACTCGTTTCACAGCTATTTCCTGCTCCCCGGCGACAGCCAGAAACCGATTATCTACGATGTGGAGACATTGCGGGACGGTAACAGTTTTAGTGCCAGACGCGTCAGCGCCATTCAGAATGGTCGTTCGATTTTTTATATGACCGCCTCTTTTCAGACCCGGGAAAGCGGCTTTGAGCACCAGAGCGATATGCCGCAGGTGACGCAGCCCGACGATTTGCCGTCAGAGCAGGACATCGCCCGCAGTATGGAACATCTGATCCCACCGGTTATGCGCCAGGTTTTTACCAATGACAGGCCGATCGAAATACGCCCGGTAAAATTTCACAACCCGTTGAAAGGTGACGCGGCGCCCCCGGTCAGGCAAGTATGGTGCCGGGCTAACGGCGCTATGCCAGATGATGAGCGAACCCACCAATATCTGCTTGGCTATACCTCTGATTGCCATTTTCTGCTCACTGCGCTGCAACCGCATGGCGTGGGGTTCCTGGAACGGGGTATGCAAGTCGCAACGATTGACCACGCGATGTGGTTCCACCGGCCATTCCGGCTGGATGACTGGTTGCTTTACTCAGTCGAAAGCCCCTCGGCCTCCGGAGCCCGCGGGTTTGTTCGCGGCCAGTTCTATACCCGTGAAGGAGTGCTGGTGGCCTCCAGCGTGCAGGAAGGCGTCATCCGGCGTCACGGTCAATAG
- a CDS encoding YbaY family lipoprotein, which translates to MRLWHIFGGITVSIALSGCVNNHGVAPEATAPTTGQTETLSQPVSGMPAVTGTVNIRQKIALPPESVLTVTVSDASISDAPSKVISQRVIRTEGQQAPFRFVLPYNPAEIRPDARILLSAAVAINRRVTLITEHVMPVVSNGVNNADLTLIPVPTVPVPTKPGRFLTPNAPAASDDVLDSPSQSY; encoded by the coding sequence ATGAGATTATGGCATATCTTTGGTGGTATTACGGTATCGATCGCGCTCTCTGGGTGTGTGAATAATCATGGTGTTGCTCCTGAAGCGACTGCGCCGACAACGGGGCAGACTGAGACGCTTTCTCAACCTGTTAGCGGCATGCCCGCTGTCACCGGCACGGTCAATATTCGCCAAAAAATCGCGTTGCCGCCGGAGTCGGTGCTGACGGTGACCGTATCCGATGCGTCGATTTCGGATGCACCTTCAAAAGTGATATCCCAGCGGGTTATCCGCACGGAAGGGCAGCAGGCGCCATTCCGGTTTGTGCTGCCTTATAACCCGGCGGAAATCCGGCCGGATGCCCGTATCTTGCTCAGTGCCGCCGTTGCCATTAACCGTCGGGTGACACTGATTACCGAGCATGTGATGCCGGTGGTCAGTAATGGGGTGAATAACGCCGATCTGACACTGATACCGGTTCCGACTGTACCGGTGCCAACGAAGCCTGGCCGGTTTCTGACACCAAACGCGCCGGCGGCGTCCGATGATGTTTTAGATTCGCCATCACAATCATATTAA
- a CDS encoding MGMT family protein has protein sequence MIIETDNFRQRVIHVIAAIPYGCVVTYGDVARLAGSARAARQVGGILRGLPAGSQLPWYRVINRKGEISLTGPDFQRQKSALQSEGVTLDLEGKIDLDRFRWQYLRDLL, from the coding sequence ATGATTATCGAAACGGACAACTTTCGTCAGCGTGTCATCCACGTTATCGCCGCCATTCCCTACGGCTGCGTCGTTACTTATGGCGATGTCGCTCGTCTTGCCGGCTCTGCCCGAGCCGCACGACAGGTAGGCGGTATACTGCGGGGGCTCCCCGCCGGCAGCCAGTTGCCCTGGTATCGGGTGATTAATCGAAAGGGAGAAATTTCGCTTACCGGTCCGGATTTTCAGCGGCAAAAATCGGCCCTTCAATCTGAAGGAGTGACGCTGGATTTAGAAGGGAAGATCGATCTGGACAGATTTCGCTGGCAGTACCTGCGGGATTTATTGTAA
- a CDS encoding HHA domain-containing protein encodes MKKIDYLMRLRKCTTIDTLERVIEKNKYELSNDELEMFYSAADHRLAELTMNKLYDKVPTAVWKYVR; translated from the coding sequence ATGAAAAAAATCGACTATTTAATGCGTTTGCGTAAATGCACAACCATCGACACGCTTGAGCGTGTTATAGAAAAAAACAAGTACGAGCTTTCCAACGATGAGCTTGAAATGTTCTATTCAGCTGCAGACCACCGCCTGGCAGAGCTGACGATGAATAAGCTTTACGACAAAGTACCGACTGCTGTGTGGAAATACGTTCGTTAA
- the tomB gene encoding Hha toxicity modulator TomB — protein MDEYTPQHYDIAQLRFLCENLHDESIATLGDSSRSWVNDPTSAVNLQLNELIEHIAAFVVTYKIKYPHEAALCERVEKYLDDTYILFSNYGINDAELQKWRKSKSQLFRMFSEKSICTVVKT, from the coding sequence ATGGATGAGTACACACCTCAACATTATGATATTGCCCAACTCAGATTCTTGTGTGAAAATCTGCACGACGAAAGTATCGCGACATTAGGTGATAGCAGTCGTAGCTGGGTGAATGACCCGACTTCTGCGGTCAACCTTCAACTAAACGAACTTATCGAGCATATTGCGGCATTTGTTGTTACCTACAAAATAAAATACCCGCATGAAGCTGCGTTATGTGAACGGGTTGAGAAATATCTGGACGACACTTATATTCTTTTCAGTAACTACGGTATAAATGACGCCGAGTTGCAGAAATGGCGAAAATCCAAGTCGCAATTATTCAGAATGTTCTCAGAAAAGAGCATCTGTACGGTAGTAAAAACTTAA
- the ykgO gene encoding type B 50S ribosomal protein L36 — protein sequence MQVLSSLRSAKTRHKDCIVVKRRGRVYVICKSNPRFNAVQGRKKKKR from the coding sequence ATGCAGGTATTAAGTTCTCTTCGCAGCGCCAAAACGCGTCACAAAGACTGTATCGTGGTCAAACGGCGCGGGCGCGTCTATGTCATCTGTAAGAGCAATCCTCGTTTCAACGCGGTACAGGGCAGGAAAAAGAAAAAACGCTAA
- a CDS encoding type B 50S ribosomal protein L31, whose translation MKAGIHPNYRTVLFHDTSENVFYKIGSTIKTDRTFESEGEVYPYVTIDVSSASHPYYTGKQKEYAKEGSAARFQQRFGRFLKS comes from the coding sequence ATGAAAGCGGGTATCCATCCTAACTACCGCACTGTTCTGTTCCACGATACCAGTGAGAATGTGTTTTATAAAATTGGCTCCACGATCAAAACCGATCGAACCTTCGAGTCCGAAGGGGAAGTCTATCCTTACGTCACTATCGACGTCTCTTCTGCCTCCCATCCTTATTACACCGGCAAGCAGAAAGAATACGCCAAAGAAGGTAGCGCAGCGCGTTTCCAGCAGCGTTTCGGCCGTTTTCTGAAATCGTAA